In a genomic window of Paramicrobacterium chengjingii:
- a CDS encoding HNH endonuclease signature motif containing protein, whose translation MFETKTCRSRKGPIPLGDEDHGEIALRPFFMLHDYLYLDDEMHAPIIETTDSAALALEELEREHERLLAQQAVVAEKVEAARVTFRNQRDAILVHGLSTALEDDEALRRAFSAEVATRLRVSDRTATNMVEEAKTVINDLPGLADAWRLGWVSQQHVRAATHQAWNVPKDARRAFDDAITPKARTQTPSRFQSTARKLREKLHPESIEERKKEAFALRQAEVYEDPDGMASITLHHSADVILSIEHGMRVLAKRRKNETPGEQRTLAQLGADILAEGLLSQLGVETLRIGAFGQTPESEPTISDADTDAESEPEDAESSGAEPSDFESGGVESGGVESSERASLHSALTPAQLAAMRPGVVITVPAETLLGKGDEPAVLGGYGPIDIDTATDIISQASSFHRVLTSPVDGSTVAIDPNKYRLSEQVKRLIRTRDVTCGFPCCDVPAERCDIDHVVAWVDGGRSSPEDLVCLCRRHHTLKHSTRWHSEVQPDGSLLWTSPTGAKHVTQRGGADRA comes from the coding sequence ATGTTCGAGACGAAGACATGTCGGAGTCGGAAGGGGCCGATTCCCTTGGGTGACGAAGACCACGGGGAGATCGCTCTTCGTCCGTTCTTCATGCTTCACGACTATCTGTATCTCGACGACGAGATGCATGCGCCGATCATTGAAACTACTGATTCTGCGGCGCTCGCTCTTGAAGAGCTCGAGCGGGAGCATGAGAGGCTTCTGGCTCAGCAGGCTGTGGTTGCAGAGAAGGTCGAAGCTGCGCGCGTGACGTTTCGCAATCAGCGAGATGCGATCCTCGTGCACGGACTGTCCACGGCGCTCGAAGATGACGAAGCTTTGCGGCGAGCGTTCAGCGCTGAGGTCGCAACGCGTCTGCGTGTCTCTGATCGTACGGCGACAAACATGGTCGAAGAAGCAAAGACCGTCATCAACGATCTCCCCGGGCTGGCAGACGCATGGCGGCTTGGCTGGGTTTCGCAGCAGCACGTTCGCGCAGCCACTCATCAGGCGTGGAACGTACCGAAAGACGCTCGGCGCGCGTTCGATGACGCCATCACCCCGAAGGCTCGCACTCAGACGCCGTCACGGTTTCAATCGACAGCACGAAAGCTTCGCGAGAAGCTGCACCCCGAGTCGATCGAGGAGCGCAAGAAAGAAGCGTTCGCGTTGCGCCAGGCAGAGGTGTACGAAGATCCTGATGGCATGGCGAGCATTACCCTGCACCACTCGGCCGATGTGATTCTGTCCATTGAACATGGCATGCGCGTACTTGCGAAGCGGCGCAAGAATGAGACGCCAGGGGAACAACGCACTCTGGCACAGTTGGGCGCCGACATTCTGGCAGAAGGTCTGCTCTCGCAGCTCGGCGTTGAGACATTGCGCATTGGGGCCTTCGGGCAGACGCCCGAATCAGAGCCGACGATCTCTGATGCAGACACTGATGCAGAGTCTGAGCCAGAGGATGCTGAATCGTCAGGAGCTGAACCGTCGGACTTTGAATCCGGAGGCGTTGAATCCGGAGGCGTTGAATCCTCAGAACGGGCATCACTGCATTCGGCATTGACTCCCGCGCAGCTGGCGGCCATGCGGCCCGGTGTCGTGATCACCGTGCCCGCGGAAACACTCTTGGGCAAAGGTGACGAGCCAGCCGTGCTGGGCGGCTACGGCCCCATCGACATTGACACAGCGACCGACATCATCTCGCAGGCATCGAGCTTTCACCGGGTGCTCACCAGCCCCGTCGATGGGTCGACTGTCGCGATCGATCCAAACAAATACCGTCTGAGTGAACAGGTGAAGCGTCTGATTCGTACGCGAGACGTCACCTGCGGCTTTCCCTGCTGTGATGTTCCCGCCGAGCGTTGCGATATCGACCACGTGGTTGCGTGGGTGGATGGAGGCCGAAGTTCGCCAGAGGATCTGGTGTGTTTGTGTCGCCGACATCACACGTTGAAGCATTCGACGAGATGGCACTCCGAAGTGCAACCAGACGGCAGTCTGCTCTGGACATCGCCGACGGGCGCGAAGCACGTAACGCAAAGGGGCGGAGCTGACCGGGCATAA
- a CDS encoding thermonuclease family protein has product MSSCFRSTIVVALMCVGLMGCSASVSGGDAATPDGIPDGAERATVAHVHDGDTLFLQPEGTHDRDEQIKVRLLGIDTPELDPEECYGVDARDELRSILPDGSAVWTLADAEPFDQYGRSLLYLWTDEGEFVNEALVAEGYARVLIYEPNTRFETKLRMSEADAENADSGLWSACA; this is encoded by the coding sequence ATGAGCTCGTGTTTTCGATCGACCATTGTGGTTGCTCTGATGTGCGTCGGCCTCATGGGGTGTTCGGCAAGCGTCAGTGGTGGTGACGCAGCGACGCCTGACGGCATTCCTGACGGAGCCGAACGTGCAACGGTGGCGCACGTTCACGACGGTGACACGCTGTTTCTGCAACCTGAGGGAACACACGATCGTGACGAGCAGATCAAGGTTCGGTTGCTGGGCATCGATACTCCTGAGCTCGACCCTGAGGAATGTTACGGCGTCGATGCGCGGGATGAGCTGCGCAGCATCCTCCCCGACGGGTCTGCCGTGTGGACTCTGGCGGATGCAGAACCCTTCGATCAGTACGGGCGGTCGTTGCTGTACCTCTGGACAGACGAGGGCGAATTCGTCAACGAAGCGCTTGTGGCGGAGGGATATGCCCGAGTGCTCATCTACGAGCCCAACACTCGGTTTGAGACGAAGCTGAGAATGTCCGAAGCGGATGCCGAGAACGCAGATTCGGGGCTGTGGTCGGCCTGTGCCTAA
- the purH gene encoding bifunctional phosphoribosylaminoimidazolecarboxamide formyltransferase/IMP cyclohydrolase codes for MSGPSHDKSLYRERDVVRIKRALISVSDKTGLIDLASALANSGVEIVSTGSTAQTIRDAGYPVTDVATMTGSPEMLDGRVKTLHPTVHAGLLADLRLETHEKQLADFSIEPFELVVVNLYPFVETVASGAEANDIVEQIDIGGPSMVRAAAKNHPNVAVVVSPASYAEIIDAVAAGGTTLVQRRALAAQAFSHTASYDTAVAGWFTDAAEGFGSSLTIQGELSHVLRYGENSHQEAALYLRAGGQGIAQATQLHGKEMSFNNFTDADAAVRAAYDFAEPAVAVVKHANPCGIAVAKPKAGDPIASAHRRAHDTDPVSAYGGVIAANRTVTLGMAEAVKEIFTEVIVAPGFDDDALALLQTKKNLRILQLPDGFALEALEAKQISGGLLVQESDRFDPEANVTSDWQLVSGEPSDEATLADLAFAWKACRSVKSNAILLAKSGAAVGVGMGQVNRVDSCELAVKRAGDRAAGSVAASDAFFPFADGLEILLKGGVKAVVQPGGSVRDEEVIAAAKAAGVTMYFSGERHFFH; via the coding sequence ATGAGCGGACCCAGCCACGACAAGAGCCTGTATCGCGAACGCGACGTCGTTCGCATCAAGCGGGCGCTCATCTCCGTGAGCGACAAAACCGGACTCATCGACCTGGCCAGCGCGCTCGCGAACTCTGGTGTTGAGATTGTGTCGACCGGCTCGACGGCGCAGACCATCCGCGATGCCGGCTACCCCGTCACCGATGTCGCCACCATGACGGGCTCGCCAGAGATGCTCGACGGGCGCGTCAAGACGCTGCACCCCACGGTTCATGCGGGACTGCTCGCCGATCTGCGCCTCGAGACGCACGAGAAGCAGCTCGCCGACTTCAGCATCGAGCCCTTTGAGCTCGTGGTTGTCAACCTGTATCCGTTTGTTGAGACCGTCGCGTCCGGAGCCGAGGCCAACGACATCGTCGAGCAGATCGACATCGGCGGCCCGTCGATGGTTCGCGCGGCGGCAAAGAACCACCCCAACGTCGCCGTCGTCGTCTCACCTGCCTCGTACGCTGAGATCATCGATGCCGTGGCCGCTGGCGGCACGACTCTCGTTCAGCGCCGCGCCCTCGCCGCTCAGGCCTTTTCGCACACGGCATCATATGACACGGCTGTCGCCGGCTGGTTCACGGATGCCGCTGAAGGCTTCGGTTCGTCGCTGACAATTCAGGGCGAACTGTCGCACGTTCTGCGCTACGGCGAGAACTCGCACCAGGAGGCGGCGCTCTATCTGCGCGCCGGAGGCCAGGGCATCGCGCAGGCGACCCAGCTGCACGGCAAGGAGATGAGCTTCAACAACTTCACAGACGCGGATGCTGCTGTGCGCGCAGCCTACGATTTCGCCGAACCCGCTGTCGCCGTTGTCAAGCACGCGAACCCGTGCGGCATCGCCGTAGCCAAGCCCAAAGCAGGTGACCCGATCGCGTCGGCGCACCGCCGCGCTCACGACACCGATCCCGTGTCGGCATACGGGGGAGTGATCGCGGCGAACCGCACAGTGACTCTGGGTATGGCCGAAGCTGTCAAAGAGATCTTCACCGAGGTGATCGTCGCTCCGGGATTCGACGACGACGCACTCGCCCTGCTTCAGACGAAGAAGAACCTGCGTATTCTGCAGCTCCCCGACGGCTTCGCGCTCGAGGCGCTCGAGGCGAAGCAGATCTCTGGCGGCCTTCTCGTGCAGGAGTCTGATCGCTTCGATCCCGAAGCGAACGTCACCTCCGACTGGCAACTCGTGTCGGGGGAACCGTCAGATGAGGCGACGCTGGCCGACCTCGCCTTCGCATGGAAGGCCTGCCGCAGCGTCAAGTCGAACGCCATTCTGCTCGCCAAGTCGGGTGCGGCAGTCGGTGTCGGCATGGGCCAGGTGAACCGCGTCGACTCGTGCGAACTTGCCGTCAAGCGTGCGGGCGATCGCGCGGCGGGCTCTGTCGCGGCATCCGATGCCTTCTTCCCCTTTGCCGACGGCCTTGAAATTCTGCTGAAGGGCGGCGTGAAGGCGGTCGTGCAGCCGGGCGGATCGGTGCGCGATGAAGAGGTGATCGCCGCGGCGAAGGCTGCCGGCGTCACCATGTACTTCAGCGGAGAGCGGCACTTTTTTCATTGA
- the purN gene encoding phosphoribosylglycinamide formyltransferase produces the protein MLSLVVLISGGGSNLRALLDAASDAEFPARILAVGADRDAAGLAHADEFGVPTFTVPYTSFDSREEWGRALLEQIRVWDADVVVLSGLMRLLPASVVSALSPNLINTHPAYLPEFPGAHAVRDAVAAGATESGASIIVVDNGVDTGSIIVQERVPVAPDDTEQSLHERIKPVERRLLVQTVLDIANGLDLRTV, from the coding sequence GTGCTCTCACTCGTCGTGCTGATCTCCGGCGGGGGCTCCAACCTCCGCGCCCTCCTCGACGCGGCATCGGACGCCGAGTTCCCCGCACGAATTCTTGCGGTGGGCGCGGACAGGGATGCCGCGGGGCTTGCGCACGCCGACGAGTTCGGTGTTCCCACCTTCACCGTTCCGTATACGTCGTTCGACAGTCGCGAAGAATGGGGTCGGGCACTCCTCGAGCAGATTCGGGTGTGGGACGCCGATGTCGTCGTTCTGTCCGGACTCATGCGGCTCCTGCCAGCATCCGTCGTGAGCGCTCTGTCGCCGAATCTCATCAACACCCACCCGGCCTATCTCCCCGAATTTCCCGGCGCCCACGCCGTGCGCGATGCGGTTGCCGCGGGCGCGACGGAATCTGGGGCATCCATCATCGTTGTCGACAACGGCGTCGACACGGGCTCGATCATCGTGCAGGAGCGTGTTCCGGTTGCTCCGGACGACACCGAGCAGTCCCTGCACGAGCGCATCAAACCCGTTGAGCGCCGGTTGCTCGTGCAGACCGTGCTCGATATCGCAAATGGCCTCGACCTGCGCACGGTCTAA
- a CDS encoding cell division protein PerM codes for MNRLTASLLAALEALIVVAIGVFLPLVPLTLLWAIQYDFSVDWFVFWRAAADIWLLGNGVDLTVTLNDATLQIVGIRAAAEPFIVSFAPLAFALFTVLMGVRTGRRSVRSGSWLAAIITSFAVFVVFAGIVGITAINAIASPSPWQAFVVPALVWGLGLVAGVGIELAVGDTDDPVLERIEDLRDRMPSHIDSIIVSALRAATGAVALLIVGAGLVVTVSIALGFSSVVSLYEAAQVGVVGGVAVTIAQIAFMPNIVIWTASWLVGPGFTLGEGSIVSPSGTITGPVPSVPLLGSLPSNDLAFGFLGLAVPLIAGFIAALSARDQVIAALGIRSRVGYLALSAVVIGVIAGGEMALLAWWSAGAAGPSRFESVGPQPLLAGAMCAALVTVGALVGMASGSSERVASSARSAARGMRSHDG; via the coding sequence ATGAACCGCCTCACTGCCTCACTTCTCGCCGCTCTCGAAGCGTTAATCGTCGTGGCCATCGGCGTGTTTCTTCCGCTCGTCCCGCTCACGCTTCTGTGGGCGATTCAATACGACTTCAGCGTCGACTGGTTTGTGTTCTGGCGCGCCGCAGCCGATATCTGGCTGCTCGGAAATGGCGTTGATCTCACGGTCACACTGAACGACGCGACGCTGCAGATCGTGGGCATCCGCGCCGCAGCCGAACCGTTCATCGTCTCGTTCGCGCCCCTCGCGTTTGCACTGTTCACCGTTCTCATGGGTGTACGCACCGGCCGACGTTCGGTGCGCAGCGGCTCGTGGCTCGCGGCGATCATCACCTCCTTCGCCGTCTTCGTCGTATTCGCTGGCATCGTCGGCATCACGGCGATCAACGCAATCGCATCGCCGTCTCCGTGGCAGGCGTTTGTTGTTCCCGCTCTCGTCTGGGGTCTCGGGCTCGTTGCCGGCGTGGGCATCGAGCTTGCTGTCGGAGACACGGACGACCCCGTGCTTGAGCGCATCGAAGACCTTCGAGACCGGATGCCGTCGCACATCGACTCGATCATCGTGTCTGCCCTGCGCGCGGCAACGGGTGCCGTCGCCCTGCTCATCGTCGGCGCAGGACTCGTCGTCACCGTGAGCATCGCGTTGGGATTCAGTTCTGTCGTCTCGCTCTACGAGGCGGCCCAGGTCGGTGTTGTGGGCGGCGTAGCCGTCACGATCGCCCAGATCGCGTTCATGCCGAACATCGTCATCTGGACGGCATCCTGGCTCGTCGGGCCGGGCTTCACGCTCGGCGAAGGATCTATTGTGTCGCCATCGGGCACCATCACCGGCCCTGTTCCGAGCGTTCCGTTGCTCGGAAGCCTTCCAAGCAACGATCTCGCTTTCGGGTTTCTTGGGCTGGCTGTGCCGCTGATCGCCGGCTTTATCGCGGCGCTCTCGGCGCGCGACCAGGTGATAGCCGCACTCGGCATCCGGTCTCGGGTGGGGTACCTCGCCCTGAGCGCCGTCGTCATCGGCGTGATTGCCGGAGGCGAAATGGCGCTGCTCGCCTGGTGGTCGGCCGGCGCGGCGGGGCCGTCGCGCTTTGAGAGCGTCGGTCCTCAGCCGCTGCTCGCTGGCGCGATGTGCGCAGCGCTCGTCACCGTCGGTGCTCTTGTCGGAATGGCCTCTGGCAGCTCAGAGAGAGTGGCATCTTCCGCTCGATCGGCTGCGCGAGGCATGCGGTCGCACGACGGGTAG
- a CDS encoding HelD family protein, with the protein MQRRDAATLSTIDSAAHTTALSEEQEKLDEAFAGRDRILAHVDAQLATQTRDATQMARMQLLRRQRAELQNADHGLIFGRLDAHDRTVRHLGRVGIPGATDDDDPLVIDWRAPAARAFYTATPVDPQGQARRRHVRTLGREVVGVDDEPLDGSAETELVGEGALLAALGERRTGQMGSAAATLQREQDDVVRADARGPLIVQGGPGTGKTVVALHRVAYLLFTYPQLAAQGVLVIGPSPRFLDYIAQVLPALGETAVVSSTVDSLVPGIEVERAESRAIAELKGRASWQQSLMNYVAARVPQAEDLELLWEGESVVLPASSIARALAASTSGRSYHAARTAFAERIHELLADAVVEHSEALLAQAEEGFEDILGKIDAGLARSDDRALPDGARGSEIDGTFSDEDVERLRERISTDRALTQLLDEWWPTLEVESELRRLLTSRELLHLWMPSLSDSDVNLIVGEPTGWAPSDIPLLDALYDLIGSLDARGEQGEFLAERAAAQRDWVYGHVVIDEAQELTEMHWQMVLRRCPSRSITAVGDIDQTEAPHQHTTWEHAVGAALATRWTEARLTICYRTPSEVMALTGPVLARAGSRNEPPRAVRSVGIEPWERTVSADDLPASATAAVTTLAASWSGGTVGVVAPVSRVSDLRKAMPDVPVLTAAEAKGLEWDATLLIDPAGIAAEPRGWNGLYVALTRCTQELGQLHVNA; encoded by the coding sequence GTGCAACGACGCGACGCCGCTACTTTGTCCACCATCGATTCAGCAGCTCATACAACCGCCCTGTCTGAGGAACAAGAGAAACTCGACGAAGCCTTTGCCGGGCGCGACAGAATTTTGGCCCACGTCGATGCGCAGCTCGCCACCCAGACACGCGATGCAACGCAGATGGCTCGAATGCAACTGCTGCGACGTCAACGTGCCGAATTGCAGAACGCCGACCACGGTTTGATCTTCGGGCGTCTTGACGCACACGATCGCACAGTCCGGCACCTCGGACGTGTCGGCATTCCCGGTGCAACTGACGACGACGATCCACTCGTGATCGATTGGCGTGCTCCTGCTGCACGCGCTTTCTACACGGCAACGCCCGTTGATCCTCAGGGTCAGGCCCGCCGTCGTCACGTGCGCACTCTCGGACGCGAGGTGGTCGGCGTTGACGATGAGCCGTTAGACGGCTCGGCAGAGACCGAACTGGTGGGCGAGGGCGCGCTGCTCGCTGCTCTTGGGGAGCGCCGCACCGGCCAGATGGGATCAGCGGCGGCGACTCTGCAGCGTGAGCAAGACGACGTTGTCCGAGCGGATGCGCGTGGCCCGCTGATCGTGCAAGGTGGGCCGGGCACTGGCAAGACCGTTGTCGCGCTTCACCGTGTGGCCTATCTTCTGTTCACGTACCCTCAACTCGCCGCGCAGGGCGTTCTCGTTATCGGACCGTCTCCACGCTTCCTCGACTACATCGCGCAGGTGCTGCCCGCGCTCGGCGAGACCGCCGTTGTGTCGTCGACCGTCGACAGTCTTGTGCCGGGCATTGAAGTTGAGCGAGCCGAATCACGTGCGATCGCAGAGCTCAAGGGACGCGCGTCCTGGCAACAATCGCTCATGAATTATGTCGCGGCACGCGTCCCGCAGGCAGAAGATCTCGAACTGCTGTGGGAGGGCGAAAGCGTCGTGTTGCCAGCATCCAGCATTGCTCGTGCGCTGGCTGCGTCAACGTCTGGTCGTTCCTACCACGCTGCGCGCACAGCGTTCGCGGAACGAATCCACGAGCTGCTCGCCGATGCTGTCGTCGAACACAGCGAGGCTCTCCTTGCACAGGCAGAGGAAGGTTTCGAAGACATTCTCGGGAAGATCGATGCTGGTCTCGCGCGCTCAGATGACCGCGCACTGCCCGATGGAGCACGAGGCAGCGAGATTGACGGTACGTTCTCAGACGAAGACGTTGAGCGTTTGCGCGAAAGAATCTCGACGGATAGGGCCTTGACTCAGCTGCTCGACGAGTGGTGGCCGACTCTGGAGGTTGAGTCGGAACTGCGCCGCCTGCTGACAAGCAGAGAGTTGCTGCACCTATGGATGCCGTCGCTGAGCGACTCCGACGTGAATCTGATCGTCGGTGAGCCAACGGGCTGGGCGCCAAGCGATATTCCTCTGCTCGATGCACTGTACGACCTCATCGGATCTCTCGATGCGCGGGGCGAGCAGGGCGAGTTTCTGGCTGAGCGCGCGGCGGCACAGCGCGACTGGGTATACGGTCACGTTGTCATTGACGAGGCGCAGGAACTGACGGAAATGCACTGGCAGATGGTCTTGCGGCGCTGCCCATCACGGTCGATCACAGCGGTTGGAGACATCGACCAGACCGAGGCTCCGCACCAGCACACAACGTGGGAGCACGCCGTCGGTGCTGCGCTCGCGACGCGCTGGACCGAGGCACGGTTGACGATCTGTTATCGAACACCGTCTGAGGTGATGGCTCTCACCGGGCCGGTGCTCGCGCGTGCCGGTAGTCGCAATGAACCTCCTCGCGCCGTCAGGTCCGTCGGCATCGAGCCGTGGGAACGCACGGTGTCCGCCGACGACCTTCCTGCGTCTGCCACAGCTGCTGTCACCACGTTGGCGGCGTCGTGGAGCGGCGGAACCGTCGGGGTCGTTGCGCCGGTCAGCCGGGTCTCGGATCTGCGGAAGGCGATGCCCGATGTCCCCGTGCTTACTGCCGCCGAGGCCAAGGGACTGGAGTGGGATGCCACATTACTGATCGACCCCGCAGGCATCGCCGCGGAGCCTCGAGGGTGGAACGGTCTCTACGTCGCGTTGACGCGTTGCACACAAGAACTCGGGCAACTGCATGTGAACGCCTGA
- the sucC gene encoding ADP-forming succinate--CoA ligase subunit beta produces the protein MDLYEYQARDLFEKHEVPVLPGIIADTPEEVRAAAEKLGGVVVVKAQVKIGGRGKAGGVKVAKNPDEAEDAARAILGLDIKGHIVKRVMVAGGARIAEEFYFSVLLDRANRSYLSLCSVEGGMEIEQLAVEKPEALARIEVTPGTGIDEAKAREIAVAAGFSAELVEKVAPVFVKLYDVYTGEDATLVEVNPLVLTEEGDIIALDGKVSIDENAGFRHPGHADLEDKTAADPLEAKAKAQDLNYVKLDGEVGVIGNGAGLVMSTLDVVAYAGENHGNVKPANFLDIGGGASAEVMAAGLDVILGDEQVKSVFVNVFGGITACDAVAKGIVGALAELGDSANKPLVVRLDGNKVDEGRRILADADHPLVTLAATMDEGADKAAELANAR, from the coding sequence GTGGATCTTTACGAGTACCAGGCACGAGACCTGTTTGAGAAGCATGAGGTCCCGGTGCTTCCGGGCATCATCGCGGACACCCCAGAGGAGGTGCGTGCAGCAGCAGAGAAGCTCGGCGGTGTCGTCGTCGTGAAGGCTCAGGTGAAGATCGGAGGCCGCGGCAAGGCTGGCGGCGTCAAGGTAGCGAAGAACCCTGACGAGGCTGAAGATGCCGCACGCGCAATTCTCGGGCTCGACATCAAGGGCCACATCGTGAAGCGCGTTATGGTCGCCGGCGGAGCTCGCATTGCAGAGGAGTTCTACTTCTCTGTTCTGCTCGACAGGGCAAACCGCTCTTACCTCTCCCTGTGCAGCGTCGAGGGCGGCATGGAGATTGAGCAGCTCGCTGTGGAGAAGCCTGAGGCCCTCGCACGCATCGAGGTCACGCCAGGCACAGGCATCGACGAGGCAAAGGCCCGCGAGATCGCCGTGGCTGCTGGATTCTCCGCTGAGCTCGTCGAGAAGGTCGCTCCCGTCTTCGTGAAGCTCTACGACGTCTACACGGGCGAAGACGCGACCCTCGTCGAAGTCAACCCTCTCGTTCTCACTGAAGAGGGCGACATCATCGCTCTTGACGGCAAGGTCTCCATCGACGAGAACGCCGGCTTCCGCCACCCCGGCCATGCCGACCTCGAAGACAAGACAGCAGCTGACCCGCTCGAAGCGAAGGCGAAGGCACAAGACCTCAACTACGTGAAGCTCGACGGCGAGGTCGGAGTTATCGGAAACGGCGCAGGACTCGTCATGTCGACCCTCGACGTTGTCGCCTACGCTGGCGAGAACCACGGCAATGTGAAGCCCGCAAACTTCCTCGACATCGGCGGCGGAGCATCGGCCGAGGTCATGGCTGCTGGGCTCGACGTCATTCTCGGCGACGAGCAGGTCAAGTCGGTCTTCGTGAATGTGTTCGGCGGGATCACCGCGTGCGACGCCGTCGCGAAGGGCATTGTCGGAGCGCTTGCCGAGCTCGGAGACAGCGCGAACAAGCCTCTCGTCGTGCGGCTCGACGGCAACAAGGTCGACGAGGGTCGACGCATCCTCGCCGACGCCGACCACCCGCTTGTCACGCTTGCCGCGACGATGGACGAGGGCGCCGACAAGGCCGCCGAACTCGCCAACGCCCGCTGA
- the sucD gene encoding succinate--CoA ligase subunit alpha has translation MSIFLNKDSKVIVQGITGGEGTKHTALMLKAGTNVVGGVNARKAGTTVKHGDVELPVFGTVAEAIEKTGADVSIAFVPPAFTKDAVVEAIDAEIPLLVIITEGVPVGDSAEFWAYAQEKGNKTRIIGPNCPGIITPEESLVGITPANITGKGPIGLVSKSGTLTYQMMYELREIGFSTAIGIGGDPIIGTTHIDALAAFEADPETKAMVMIGEIGGDAEERAAEYIKANVTKPVVGYVAGFTAPEGKTMGHAGAIVSGSAGTAQAKKEALEAAGVKVGKTPSETAELMREIIASL, from the coding sequence ATGTCAATCTTTCTCAATAAGGATTCCAAGGTCATCGTCCAGGGCATCACGGGCGGTGAAGGCACGAAGCACACCGCTCTCATGCTGAAGGCCGGTACTAACGTCGTCGGCGGGGTGAACGCTCGCAAGGCAGGCACCACAGTCAAGCACGGCGACGTCGAACTGCCCGTCTTCGGCACCGTCGCTGAGGCGATCGAGAAGACCGGCGCAGACGTGTCGATCGCGTTCGTGCCCCCGGCATTCACAAAGGATGCCGTCGTCGAGGCCATCGATGCTGAGATTCCGCTGCTTGTCATCATCACCGAGGGTGTACCCGTTGGCGACTCCGCCGAGTTCTGGGCCTACGCTCAGGAGAAGGGCAACAAGACCCGCATCATCGGACCGAACTGCCCCGGCATCATCACGCCCGAAGAGTCGCTCGTCGGCATCACCCCGGCAAACATCACGGGCAAAGGCCCGATCGGTCTTGTGTCGAAGTCGGGCACCCTGACCTACCAGATGATGTACGAACTGCGTGAGATCGGCTTCTCCACCGCCATCGGCATTGGCGGAGACCCGATCATCGGCACGACACATATCGACGCACTCGCCGCGTTCGAAGCCGACCCCGAGACCAAGGCCATGGTGATGATCGGTGAGATCGGAGGCGACGCCGAAGAGCGCGCTGCCGAGTACATCAAGGCAAACGTGACGAAGCCGGTTGTCGGCTACGTCGCCGGCTTCACCGCCCCCGAGGGCAAGACGATGGGCCACGCCGGTGCGATCGTCTCCGGTTCGGCCGGAACCGCCCAGGCGAAGAAGGAAGCCCTCGAGGCAGCTGGCGTCAAGGTCGGCAAGACCCCGAGCGAAACCGCAGAACTCATGCGCGAGATCATCGCAAGCCTCTGA
- a CDS encoding oxygenase MpaB family protein, with the protein MRQVRELRDIAAEAVLISGGGAAILLQIADEQVGLGVARHSDFASRPLDRLHATLTYVYVQAYGTDAERRYGARKVGVAHRPVQADAGEQSPAYSASDPQLQLWVAATLYRTAIGLYERIHGPLPLDTAEHVYREYAVLGTALGMPKQLWPVDRAAFDEYWSRAHSTLHVTAEARHVARDLLHPRVAPPWLTLSMPLARLITAGLLDERLREAYGLQWSRARQRRFDAVMTVTRMLWPRLPRGIRHLPAIRYLRRVRAEIARVS; encoded by the coding sequence ATGCGGCAGGTGCGTGAGCTGAGAGACATCGCGGCTGAGGCCGTGCTGATCTCTGGTGGCGGAGCGGCGATTCTTTTGCAGATCGCCGACGAGCAGGTCGGCCTCGGGGTGGCGCGGCACAGCGACTTTGCGTCACGCCCCCTCGATCGGCTACATGCAACGCTCACCTACGTCTATGTGCAGGCATACGGAACAGATGCCGAGCGTCGCTACGGCGCCCGCAAGGTCGGGGTGGCGCATCGTCCGGTTCAGGCGGATGCGGGTGAGCAGTCCCCAGCGTATTCGGCGAGCGATCCGCAGCTGCAACTTTGGGTCGCCGCCACCCTGTATCGCACGGCGATCGGTCTGTACGAGCGCATCCACGGCCCCCTCCCGCTCGACACTGCGGAGCACGTTTACCGCGAATACGCGGTTCTCGGCACCGCCCTGGGCATGCCGAAGCAGCTTTGGCCCGTTGATCGCGCTGCCTTCGACGAGTACTGGAGTCGGGCGCATTCCACGCTGCACGTCACCGCTGAAGCGCGGCACGTCGCCCGTGACCTCCTGCACCCGCGCGTCGCGCCGCCGTGGCTTACATTGTCGATGCCACTGGCCCGACTCATTACCGCGGGTCTGCTCGACGAGAGGCTCCGCGAGGCATACGGGCTTCAGTGGTCGCGGGCACGGCAGCGCCGCTTCGACGCAGTGATGACCGTGACCCGGATGCTGTGGCCGCGGCTGCCCCGAGGCATCCGTCATCTGCCGGCCATTCGCTACCTGAGGCGCGTGCGCGCCGAGATCGCGCGGGTGTCTTAG